From Hylaeus volcanicus isolate JK05 chromosome 2, UHH_iyHylVolc1.0_haploid, whole genome shotgun sequence, the proteins below share one genomic window:
- the LOC128884880 gene encoding uncharacterized protein LOC128884880, producing MGNLKGARISLFITLLSACLVTVLMQEATYTAPPFNLSRQKRVSDQRLAEIETLLNLKNVMGKLTTIPVGFGVVDPAKVGRRRRSSTNNRFQTLQRIMRMIANNPEMFVDEEKVPPLPLMFEESREYNGDDYQFI from the exons ATGGGAAACTTAAAAGGAGCAAGGATCAGTCTCTTCATCACTTTGTTGTCGGCATGCCTCGTCACGGTACTCATGCAAGAGGCGACGTACACCGCGCCACCCTTTAACCTTAG CAGGCAAAAGCGAGTTTCAGACCAGAGACTCGCCGAAATAGAAACGCTGTTGAACTTGAAAAACGTCATGGGAAAATTAACGACAATCCCCGTTGGATTCGGCGTGGTGGACCCAGCGAAAGT aGGTCGTAGACGAAGATCCTCCACGAACAATAGATTCCAGACACTGCAACGCATCATGCGCATGATAGCAAACAATCCAGAAATGTtcgtcgacgaagaaaagGTTCCACCTTTGCCATTG ATGTTCGAGGAGTCTCGGGAGTACAACGGCGACGACTAccaattcatttaa